The following are encoded together in the Chaetodon auriga isolate fChaAug3 chromosome 6, fChaAug3.hap1, whole genome shotgun sequence genome:
- the cracr2aa gene encoding EF-hand calcium-binding domain-containing protein 4B, with the protein MAAFTAPCAATNTVNTVVARTAWQRQGSSEEEGKCENGDMGQNTVQEKTHEFFQMCDIESKGFITRRDMQRLNGGLPLSAEELENVFDTLDSDGNGYLTLDEFSFGFSEFLFSQKIPVEEDMSDKIPCKNPTEVLYQTKWEESLARGDEDEEEKHFCMLMESLGANSVFEDPAEVRSLWAQLRRDEPHLLSNFEDFLARVTSQIIEANQEKKEMESALKRKAATHDDEIQRLYEEMEQQIKNEKDRIVLQDYERFLSRSQDMELQLSRKEKELEQLFQKQRRLEHQCQELHSEQHVTKVENVKLKQTNDELARELEHISQELILAQEQLSVLQEQSTRLHEEKETEIYRLTEGLHRERASLLKQLDLLREMNKHLRDEKDMCYQKPKKTPGLNQRPLITHVKHTSTHIFKSEDEEELTTSSVRKDVANWSCQSSCTAETRGHLQRIISIEEDHLPHLLQTDCQAQTPLQECSEGEEASDNEENIDLVMSDIYPCATSAQQQKSKGIVEKRQTPTSLRGQPVGKETSINEEGGHAPPDRLFKIVLVGNSSVGKTSLLRRFCDNCFHPGTSATVGIDYSVKTITVDNSQVALQMWDTAGQERYRSITKQFFRKADGVVVMYDITAEQSFTAVRQWLTSVKESAGEDIPIMLLGNKTDKELERQVHKAVGERLAKDCHMTFYECSASSGHNVVESMVHLARILKEQEDREKEKTVQLVSSPSDKKRSCC; encoded by the exons ATGGCAGCTTTTACTGCCCCTTGTGCTGCCACCAATACTGTGAACACTGTGGTGGCTAGAACAGCATGGCAGAGGCAAGGAAGCAGCGAAGAAGAGGGTAAATGTGAGAATGGGGACATGGGACAAAACACTGTCCAGGAGAAAACCCACGAATTCTTCCAGATGTGTGATATCGAGAGCAAGGGCTTCATCACCCGACGTGATATGCAG AGGCTGAATGGCGGGCTGCCTCTCAGTGCGGAGGAGTTGGAGAACGTATTTGATACCCTTGATTCTGATGGCAATGGATACCTTACCCTCGACGAGTTCTCCTTCGGCTTTA gCGAGTTTTTATTCAGTCAGAAGATTCCTGTAGAGGAAGACATGAGTGACAAAATCCCGTGTAAAAACCCGACAGAGGTCTTGTACCAGACCAAGTGGGAGGAGAGCCTGGCAAGaggagatgaggatgaagaggagaaacactTTTGCATGCTTATGGAGAGCCTCGGAGCCAACAGTGTCTTTGAAGA TCCTGCTGAGGTGCGCAGTTTATGGGCTCAGCTCCGCCGGGATGAACCACACCTTTTATCCAATTTTGAGGACTTCCTTGCCAGAGTGACATCCCAGATTATAGAGGCCAACcaggagaagaaggagatggagagcgCTCTCAAAAG GAAAGCAGCAACACATGATGACGAGATCCAGCGTCTTTATGAGGAAATGGagcagcaaattaaaaatgaaaaagacaggATTGTGCTGCAG GACTATGAGCGGTTTTTGTCTCGTAGTCAAGacatggagctgcagctgtctcGCAAGGAGAAAGAGCTGGAACAGCTctttcagaaacagagaagG TTGGAGCATCAGTGCCAGGAGCTTCACAGCGAGCAACACGTGACCAAGGTGGAGAACGTGAAGCTGAAGCAGACGAATGATGAGTTAGCGCGGGAGCTGGAGCACATCAGCCAGGAGCTGATCTTGGCACAGGAGCAGCTGAGTGTTCTGCAGGAGCAGTCCACACGGCTTCATGAGGAGAAGGAGAC GGAAATATACAGACTGACCGAGGGACTGCATCGAGAGCGAGCGAGcctcctcaaacagctggaCCTTTTGAG GGAAATGAACAAACATTTACGGGACGAAAAGGACATGTGTTATCAG AAACCAAAGAAGACACCAGGTTTGAACCAGAGGCCTTTAATCACTCATGTgaaacacacaagtacacataTCTTCAAAAG tgaggatgaggaagaactGACCACCAGCTCTGTAAGGAAGGACGTAGCAAACTGGTCTTGCCAGTCCTCTTGCACAGCAGAGACAAGGGGGCACCTCCAGAGGATCATCTCCATTGAGGAGGACCACCTCCCACACTTGCTCCAGACTGACTGTCAGGCCCAAACCCCACTTCAGGAGTGCAGTGAAGGAGAGGAAGCCTCAGACAATGAGGAGAATATAGACTTGGTGATGAGTGATATTTACCCATGTGCGACCTCTGCCCAGCAGCAAAAGTCAAAGGGAATTGTGGAGAAAAGACAAACCCCCACGTCTCTGAGGGGTCAGCCTGTTGGCAAGGAGACCAGCATAAAT GAGGAAGGTGGTCACGCGCCACCTGACCGCCTCTTCAAGATCGTCCTGGTGGGGAACTCTAGTGTTGGAAAGACCTCCCTCCTTCGACGATTTTGCGACAACTGCTTCCACCCTGGCACCTCTGCTACTGTGG GCATAGATTACAGTGTAAAGACAATAACTGTGGACAACAGCCAGGTGGCACTGCAGATGTGGGATACAGCGGGACAGGAGAG ATATCGAAGCATCACCAAACAATTCTTTCGCAAGGCCGACGGTGTGGTTGTGATGTATGACATCACAGCGGAGCAGAGCttcacagctgtcagacagtgGCTGACGAGTGTAAAG GAGAGTGCGGGTGAGGACATCCCCATCATGCTCTTGGGAAACAAGACAGACAAGGAGCTGGAGAGACAAGTTCACAAAGCAGTGGGTGAAAGACTAGCCAAG GACTGCCACATGACTTTCTATGAGTGCAGTGCATCCTCCGGACACAATGTGGTGGAGTCCATGGTTCATTTAGCCAG GATTCTAAAAGagcaagaggacagagagaaggagaagacgGTCCAGCTGGTCAGCAGCCCCTCAGATAAGAAGAGATCCTGCTGCTAG